A region from the Chloroflexota bacterium genome encodes:
- a CDS encoding type II toxin-antitoxin system PemK/MazF family toxin, whose translation MANDSPSRGEVWLVRLPRAVGAELQRDRPVVVVSSPAFDVALLRIIVPLTTWRPEFADRINKLRIPVDDRNGLDAESAADFLQVRSVSTERFIERIGALDADQVEEIVAGVVIAIDYPG comes from the coding sequence GTGGCGAATGACTCACCCTCACGCGGCGAAGTGTGGCTGGTTCGCCTGCCTCGTGCCGTAGGAGCCGAGTTGCAGCGCGACCGTCCGGTCGTGGTGGTGAGTTCGCCGGCATTCGACGTAGCCCTTCTTCGGATCATCGTTCCGCTGACAACCTGGCGACCGGAGTTCGCCGACCGAATCAACAAGCTCCGAATTCCGGTAGATGACCGGAATGGCCTGGATGCGGAGTCCGCCGCCGACTTCTTGCAGGTGCGCAGCGTGTCAACTGAGCGGTTTATTGAGCGGATCGGCGCGCTGGACGCCGACCAGGTCGAGGAAATCGTCGCCGGCGTGGTGATCGCTATCGACTATCCGGGCTGA
- a CDS encoding RidA family protein, with amino-acid sequence MSFEDRLTELGIELPDAPRPMASYVPAVRSGSQLWIAGQPPGPDWGGGQIGREYTIEQGAAAARAAGLNILAQVRQAAGSLDRVRQVIKVVGFVNVAPGMDQAHRVVNGCSDLMVEVFGDAGRHARSAVGTSTLPMNIPVEIEAVFELDG; translated from the coding sequence ATGTCATTTGAAGACCGCCTGACCGAACTCGGCATCGAGCTGCCGGACGCGCCGCGGCCGATGGCTAGCTATGTGCCGGCGGTGCGGAGCGGATCACAGCTTTGGATAGCGGGGCAGCCGCCGGGTCCGGATTGGGGCGGCGGTCAGATTGGGCGGGAGTACACGATCGAGCAGGGCGCCGCCGCGGCTCGAGCCGCCGGGCTCAACATCCTGGCCCAGGTGCGGCAGGCGGCCGGATCGCTGGACCGCGTGCGCCAGGTCATCAAGGTCGTGGGATTCGTCAACGTGGCGCCCGGAATGGATCAGGCCCACCGGGTGGTCAACGGCTGCTCGGACCTGATGGTGGAAGTCTTCGGCGACGCGGGCCGCCATGCGCGCTCCGCCGTGGGCACGAGCACGCTGCCGATGAACATTCCGGTGGAGATCGAGGCCGTTTTCGAGTTGGATGGGTAG
- a CDS encoding alcohol dehydrogenase catalytic domain-containing protein: MLPTTMTAAVLHGPGDLRIETRPVPNVEPTDVAVDVAFCGICGTDLHYWDGWTFDAWLPNYDQPWVPGHEFTGTVVAVGGEVPDLSVGDRVVVEPRTPCQTCAPCRKGITNFCTSMRGMRGSGAWAEYTVVDYRNVVRFPKHLDPQLVSLTEPLGCVLRGFDRIDITAGDFVFVAGAGPIGLLAMQMAKHSGAARVLVSEPHPSRRDLVAELGADAILDPTTDDVPAAVRDATRGLGADICIEAAGVNPAFQACIDSVRDSGTILVLSLANPEATFDLKPYDLFSHELRIVGSNTRLNTFQRALDLVPLLDLEPIVTEVLPLTEAVNGVRRAKAGEGGKIVLDCRGGN, encoded by the coding sequence ATGCTTCCGACGACGATGACCGCCGCCGTGCTCCACGGCCCCGGCGACTTGCGTATCGAAACCCGTCCCGTCCCCAACGTCGAGCCCACGGACGTGGCGGTGGACGTGGCGTTTTGCGGCATCTGCGGCACCGACCTGCACTACTGGGACGGCTGGACCTTCGACGCCTGGCTCCCCAACTACGACCAGCCCTGGGTGCCGGGCCACGAGTTCACGGGCACGGTGGTGGCGGTCGGCGGCGAGGTGCCGGACCTATCGGTCGGCGACCGCGTGGTGGTCGAGCCGCGCACGCCCTGTCAGACCTGTGCGCCCTGCCGCAAGGGCATCACGAATTTCTGCACCAGCATGCGCGGCATGCGCGGCAGCGGGGCCTGGGCCGAGTACACCGTGGTGGACTATCGCAACGTCGTGCGATTCCCGAAACACCTGGACCCGCAACTCGTCAGCCTCACGGAGCCGCTAGGCTGCGTGCTGCGCGGGTTCGACCGCATCGACATCACCGCCGGGGATTTCGTGTTCGTGGCCGGGGCCGGACCGATCGGCCTGCTGGCCATGCAGATGGCCAAGCACAGTGGCGCCGCGCGAGTGCTGGTGAGCGAGCCGCACCCCTCGCGCCGGGACCTGGTGGCGGAGCTAGGCGCGGACGCCATCCTGGACCCGACCACCGACGATGTACCCGCGGCGGTGCGCGACGCCACGCGCGGACTTGGGGCCGACATCTGCATCGAGGCCGCCGGCGTGAATCCGGCGTTCCAGGCCTGCATCGACAGCGTGCGCGACAGCGGCACGATCCTGGTGCTGAGCCTGGCCAACCCGGAGGCGACGTTCGACCTCAAGCCCTACGACCTGTTCTCGCACGAGCTGCGGATCGTGGGCAGCAACACACGGCTCAACACGTTCCAGCGCGCACTGGACCTCGTGCCGCTGCTGGACCTTGAGCCCATCGTGACCGAGGTGCTGCCCCTCACGGAGGCCGTCAACGGCGTGCGCCGCGCCAAGGCCGGCGAGGGCGGGAAGATCGTGCTGGACTGTCGCGGCGGGAACTGA
- the recA gene encoding recombinase RecA, with amino-acid sequence MSDERSGAIDSAIAQIERKFGAGAVMRMDDQARDPIPVVSTGSLSIDLALGVGGLPRGRVVEVFGPESSGKTTLALHAVAEAQRAGGTAVFTDVEHALDPAYAEKLGVNIADLIVSQPNTGEEALEITDVFVRSNAVDIIVVDSVAALVPRAEIEGDMGDMQVGLQARLMSQAMRKLTANINRSRAIVIFINQLREKIGVMFGNPETTPGGRALKFYSSVRLDIRRIGQIKVGTESVGARTRVRVVKNKVAPPFRTAEFDMMYGTGISREGDLLDLGVEQGILTKSGAHYSYDGTRLGMGRENAKTFLRENADLAERVDQAVRTAILGPAVEDEAVAAAAG; translated from the coding sequence ATGTCTGACGAGCGCTCGGGCGCCATCGATTCCGCCATTGCGCAGATTGAGCGCAAGTTCGGCGCCGGCGCGGTCATGCGCATGGACGACCAGGCCCGCGACCCCATTCCGGTCGTCTCCACCGGCTCATTGAGCATCGATCTTGCCCTGGGCGTGGGCGGGCTCCCGCGGGGCCGCGTGGTCGAAGTCTTCGGCCCGGAGAGCTCCGGCAAGACCACCCTGGCGCTGCACGCGGTGGCCGAAGCGCAGCGGGCGGGCGGGACGGCGGTGTTCACGGACGTGGAGCACGCGCTGGACCCGGCCTATGCCGAGAAACTCGGCGTCAACATCGCCGATCTCATCGTCTCGCAGCCGAACACCGGCGAGGAGGCGCTGGAGATTACCGATGTTTTTGTGCGCAGCAACGCCGTGGACATCATCGTGGTGGACTCGGTGGCGGCCCTGGTGCCGCGTGCCGAAATCGAGGGCGACATGGGCGACATGCAGGTGGGATTGCAGGCTCGGCTCATGTCGCAGGCCATGCGCAAACTCACGGCCAACATCAATCGCTCGCGCGCCATCGTCATCTTTATCAACCAACTGCGCGAGAAGATCGGCGTAATGTTCGGCAATCCGGAGACCACGCCCGGCGGGCGCGCCTTGAAGTTCTACTCTTCGGTGCGGCTCGATATCCGGCGCATTGGACAGATCAAAGTTGGCACCGAGAGCGTGGGCGCTCGCACACGGGTGCGCGTGGTCAAGAACAAGGTCGCGCCGCCGTTCCGCACGGCGGAGTTCGACATGATGTACGGCACCGGCATCTCCCGCGAAGGCGACCTGCTGGACCTCGGCGTCGAGCAGGGAATCCTCACCAAGAGCGGCGCCCACTACTCCTACGACGGCACGCGGCTCGGCATGGGACGCGAAAACGCCAAGACCTTCCTGCGCGAAAACGCGGACTTGGCGGAACGAGTCGACCAGGCGGTGCGGACGGCGATCCTGGGCCCGGCCGTCGAGGACGAGGCGGTGGCGGCGGCCGCCGGGTAG
- a CDS encoding universal stress protein gives MDEDGQGPVAAAVNGGHMDEIVTSTAALLARRHRRSLLLLHVIEVGHQQPLETSDEQALVRAEAILATAQKHVGDRRVKVETEVCQARAASTAIIAAALRHDAASIVVGTHRFLGQHECDLGFTATHVLRQSPVPVTVCYDPIR, from the coding sequence GTGGACGAAGACGGCCAGGGACCGGTTGCGGCGGCCGTCAACGGTGGGCACATGGACGAAATCGTCACCAGCACGGCCGCGCTGCTGGCGCGACGGCACCGGCGCTCGCTGCTGCTGCTCCATGTAATCGAGGTCGGTCATCAGCAACCGCTGGAAACGTCGGATGAACAGGCGCTGGTGCGGGCTGAGGCCATCTTGGCAACCGCGCAGAAGCACGTGGGTGATCGCCGCGTGAAGGTGGAAACCGAGGTGTGCCAGGCGCGCGCGGCTTCCACGGCCATCATCGCGGCCGCACTGCGCCACGACGCGGCCTCGATCGTGGTCGGCACGCATCGCTTCCTGGGACAGCACGAGTGCGACCTGGGATTCACCGCGACGCACGTGCTGCGCCAGAGTCCCGTCCCGGTCACCGTCTGCTACGACCCGATCCGCTGA